In the genome of Nerophis lumbriciformis linkage group LG32, RoL_Nlum_v2.1, whole genome shotgun sequence, one region contains:
- the vac14 gene encoding protein VAC14 homolog, whose amino-acid sequence MTTEKDFSPLTANIVRALNDKLYEKRKVAALEIEKLVREFVAQNNSTQIRHVIQILAAEFALSQHPHSRKGGLIGLAACSIALGKDSGSYLKELMEPVLTCFNDSDSRLRYYACEALYNIVKVARGAVLPHFNLLFDGLSKLAADPDPNVKSGSELLDRLLKDIVTESNKFDLVAFVPLLRERIYSNNQYARQFIISWIHVLESVPDINLLDYLPEILDGLFQILGDNSKEIRRTCEVVLGEFLKEIKKTPSSVKFAEMANILVIHCQVADDAKLTNDLIQLTAMTWMREFIQLAGRVVLPYSSGILTAVLPCLSYDDRKKNTKEAASACNHGLMKLVTPEDDEEQEEKESPSKEDGLIRAEPDSGDSASQDVVAFSNISFFAPASADRSQVTLDLDAIVQVLERHLRDSSTGMMTRIAVLKWLYHLYIKTPRKMFRHTDSLFPVLLKTLSDESDEVILKDLEVLAEIASSPAGQTDPTLTCDGLELKVPAGSKPGAKTGESSPSTPSMNSYFYKFMINLLKRFSAERKLLESRGAFIIRQLCLLLHAENIFHSMADILLKEEDLKFASTMVQTLNTILLTSAELFELRNQLKDLRTAESGALFCCLYRSWCHNPVATVSLCFLTQNYRHAYALIQRFGDLEVTVDFLVEVDKLVQLIESPIFTYLRLQMLDVENNPYLIKALYGLLMLLPQSQAFQLLSHRLQCVPNPELMRTVDGSEHADAGRRPGAERASQAHVDYDQLLLHFDCVQSKHLEVRHQRSGRASELPDRKLM is encoded by the coding sequence ATGACCACGGAAAAGGACTTTTCGCCGTTGACGGCCAACATCGTGCGCGCCCTGAATGACAAACTGTACGAGAAGAGGAAAGTGGCGGCTCTGGAGATCGAGAAGCTGGTGCGAGAGTTCGTGGCCCAGAACAACTCCACGCAGATCCGACATGTCATCCAGATCCTGGCCGCGGAGTTCGCGCTCTCGCAGCACCCGCACAGCCGCAAAGGAGGTCTGATCGGCCTGGCTGCGTGCTCCATCGCGCTGGGCAAAGACTCTGGTTCGTACCTGAAGGAGCTGATGGAGCCCGTGCTGACGTGCTTCAACGACTCGGACAGTCGTCTGCGTTACTACGCCTGCGAGGCTCTGTATAACATCGTCAAGGTGGCCAGAGGAGCCGTGCTGCCCCACTTCAACCTGCTCTTTGACGGCCTCAGCAAGCTGGCCGCAGACCCAGACCCCAACGTCAAGAGCGGCTCGGAACTGTTAGACCGACTCCTGAAGGACATCGTGACGGAAAGCAACAAGTTCGACCTGGTGGCGTTTGTCCCCCTGCTGAGAGAGCGCATCTACTCCAACAACCAGTACGCCCGGCAGTTCATCATCTCCTGGATTCACGTCCTGGAGTCGGTGCCTGACATCAACCTGCTGGACTACCTCCCCGAGATCCTGGACGGCCTCTTCCAGATCCTGGGGGACAACAGCAAGGAGATCCGCAGGACATGCGAGGTGGTCCTGGGCGAGTTCCTGAAGGAGATCAAGAAGACGCCGTCCAGCGTGAAGTTCGCCGAGATGGCCAACATCCTGGTCATCCACTGCCAGGTGGCGGACGACGCCAAGCTCACCAACGACCTCATCCAGCTGACGGCCATGACCTGGATGAGGGAGTTCATCCAGCTGGCGGGCCGGGTGGTGCTGCCGTACTCCTCGGGGATCCTCACCGCCGTGCTTCCTTGCCTCTCGTACGACGACAGGAAGAAGAACACCAAAGAAGCGGCGAGCGCCTGCAACCACGGCCTGATGAAACTGGTCACGCCCGAGGATGACGAGGAGCAGGAGGAGAAGGAGTCTCCGTCCAAAGAAGACGGCCTCATCAGGGCGGAGCCAGACAGCGGCGACAGCGCCTCACAGGATGTGGTCGCTTTCAGCAACATCAGCTTCTTCGCTCCGGCGAGCGCCGACAGGTCTCAGGTGACTCTGGACCTGGACGCCATCGTGCAGGTGTTGGAACGCCACCTCCGCGACTCCTCCACCGGCATGATGACCCGCATCGCCGTGCTCAAGTGGCTCTACCACCTCTACATCAAGACGCCACGCAAGATGTTCCGCCACACCGACAGCCTGTTCCCCGTGCTGCTCAAGACCCTCTCGGACGAGTCCGACGAGGTGATACTGAAAGACCTGGAAGTCTTGGCCGAGATCGCCTCTTCTCCGGCCGGACAGACGGACCCGACGCTGACCTGCGACGGCCTGGAGCTGAAGGTGCCGGCCGGGAGCAAGCCGGGCGCCAAAACGGGCGAGTCGTCCCCGTCCACCCCGAGCATGAACTCCTACTTCTACAAGTTCATGATCAACCTCCTGAAACGCTTCAGCGCCGAGAGGAAGCTCCTGGAGAGCAGGGGAGCGTTCATCATCCGCCAGCTCTGCCTGCTCCTCCACGCCGAGAACATCTTCCACTCCATGGCGGACATCCTGCTCAAGGAGGAGGACCTGAAGTTCGCGTCCACCATGGTGCAGACGCTCAACACCATCCTGCTCACGTCCGCCGAGCTCTTCGAGCTGCGCAACCAGCTGAAGGACCTGCGCACGGCGGAGAGCGGCGCGCTCTTCTGCTGCCTGTACCGCTCCTGGTGCCACAACCCCGTCGCCACCGTGTCGCTCTGCTTCCTCACGCAGAACTACCGGCACGCCTACGCCCTCATCCAGAGGTTCGGTGACCTGGAGGTGACGGTGGACTTCCTGGTGGAGGTGGACAAGCTGGTGCAGCTCATCGAGAGCCCCATCTTCACCTACCTGCGCCTGCAGATGCTGGACGTGGAGAACAACCCCTACCTGATCAAGGCCCTCTACGGCCTCCTCATGCTGCTGCCTCAGAGCCAGGCCTTCCAGCTGCTCTCGCACCGCCTGCAGTGCGTGCCCAACCCCGAGCTCATGAGGACGGTGGACGGCTCCGAGCACGCGGACGCCGGGCGCAGGCCGGGCGCCGAGCGGGCCTCGCAGGCTCACGTGGATTACGACCAGCTGCTGCTGCACTTCGACTGCGTGCAGAGCAAACACCTGGAGGTGCGCCACCAGCGCTCGGGACGGGCGTCCGAGCTGCCCGACAGGAAGTTGATGTGA
- the LOC133620563 gene encoding small ribosomal subunit protein uS17 — protein MADAQTERAYQKQPTIFQNKKRVLVADGGKESKEKIPRYHKSVGLGFKTPREAIDGTYIDKKCPFTGNVSIRGRILSGVVTKMKMQRTIVIRRDYLHYIRKYNRFEKRHKNLSVHLSPCFRDVTVGDIVTVGECRPLSKTVRFNVLKVTKAAGAKKQFQKF, from the exons ATGGCGGACGCACAA ACCGAGAGGGCTTATCAGAAACAGCCCACCATCTTCCAGAACAAAAAACGTGTTCTGGTAGCAGATGGTGGCAAAGAAAGCAAAGAAAAGATCCCCCGTTACCATAAAAGTGTCGGGCTGGGTTTTAAAACCCCAAGAGAG GCTATAGATGGCACTTACATTGATAAGAAATGCCCTTTCACCGGGAATGTCTCAATCCGTGGCCGAATCCTTTCTG GTGTGGTGACCAAAATGAAGATGCAGAGGACCATCGTGATCAGACGCGACTACCTGCATTACATCCGCAAGTACAACCGCTTTGAGAAGAGGCACAAGAACCTGTCTGTGCATCTGTCACCATGCTTTAG GGACGTCACTGTCGGCGACATTGTGACCGTCGGAGAGTGTCGACCGCTGAGCAAAACCGTGAGGTTCAATGTCCTCAAAGTGACCAAGGCTGCTGGAGCCAAGAAGCAGTTCCAGAAGTTTTAG
- the polr3k gene encoding DNA-directed RNA polymerase III subunit RPC10, whose amino-acid sequence MLLFCPTCGNVLIVEEGQKCLRFACNTCPYIHNVTRKVNTRKYPKLKEVDDVLGGAAAWENVDSTPETCPKCDHRRAYFMQIQTRSADEPMTTFYKCCNAQCGHRWRD is encoded by the exons ATGCTTCTTTTTTGTCCAACCTGCGGGAACGTTTTGATCGTGGAAGAAGGACAGAAGTGCCTGAGGTTTGCGTGTAACACGTGTCCCTATATACACAATGTCACCAGAAAG GTCAACACCAGGAAGTATCCCAAGCTTAAGGAGGTGGATGATGTCCTGGGTGGAGCTGCTGCTTGGGAGAACGTGGATTCTACTCCCG AAACCTGTCCGAAATGTGACCATCGTCGGGCGTATTTCATGCAGATTCAGACACGATCTGCAGACGAGCCCATGACCACTTTCTACAAATGCTGCAATGCCCAATGTGGACACAGATGGAGAGATTAA